Part of the Paludisphaera borealis genome, TGCGTGCAAAGCGAAAGGTATTCGGTGAGGACGCCTTCCTCGTCTTCCGACAACGCGCCGCCTTCCCTGGCAAGCTCCTTAAGCCGGGCGCGGACATTGGCGAGCGTGACCTTTTCCATCTCCGCAAAAACGCCTTCCTCGCCGCTGTGCTCTTCCTCGACGGCGTTCAACTGGTTGGTTAGGCTTTCTTTCGACGCTATCATTTCATCGAGCGTCGCCTGATCGCCGGCGAAATACCGCGCGACGATCAGGGGCTTGGGCACCAGGTCACACGCCCAGCCTTTGTCTTTTTCCTTGCCCTTCTTGTCGGTCTCGGTGACGCGGTAGGTTTCGGCCTTCCAGCCATCGGCGGCGATCGCGTAGCAATCGTCCTGCATCGCGGCCGCCCAGTAATCCATCAGGTGCTGATAGACGTCGTACTGGTTGATCAGCGGCTTGCCCGCATAATGGGCGAGCAGGCCTTCGGAAATCTCGGCGATCACGTCCTTAGGGTGGAAGCCCGTCGCGAGCGCCTTCAGCGTCATTGCACTATTTTCGCGCCAGATGTCGAAATGCTTATTCATGCCGGCCATGAAGGCGGCGAATTCGGGGTGATCGTAGATCGCGGTCTTGATCGCCGATTTCTCGACCGCCAGATCGACGTAGCCCGGACGGTTCGGGCGGCAAAGCGTCTCTCTGAGCGTGGGGCAAACGGCCCAGTAGGCGTCGAGCGCATCCACATCGGCGACGGGGATTCCGCCGCGCAGGTGGGCCTCGATATCCTGCCGGTCCTCGGGCGTCTGGCTGTCGATGTAGCGCGGCAGGTTGAGGTTGAAGTCGTTTTTCTCGATCTCGTCGATCGACACCATGCGCGAGTAGCGCGTCAGCTCGATCTGCCTGTTGAACACATCGACGATCTTGTGAAGATCCTGGGCACGCAGGCGGTTCTTCGGCCCGTCCTTCATGAAACCCTGGCTGGCGTCGATCAGAAAGATCCCCTTGCGGACGCTGGCGCCCTGCTTATCAACGACGACGATGCAGGCGGGGATGCCCGTGCCATAGAACAGGTTGGCCGGCAGGCCGATGATGCCCTTAATGTAGCCCTTCCGAACAAGGTTGCGGCGGATTTCGGCCTCGGCATTGCCACGAAAGAGCACACCGTGCGGTAGGATGCACGCGCCTTTGCCGGTGCTCTTCAGCGACCGGATGATGTGGAGCAGGTAGGCGAAATCACCCTGCTTCGCGGGTGGTGTTCCAAACGACTTGAAGCGGTCGAACGGGTCATGCAGCGGGTCGAGCCCCGTGCTCCAGCGCTTGTCGGAAAACGGAGGATTGGCAACCACGTAGTCGAACGATTTGAGCGCCTCACCGTCCTTGTATTTCGGATCGGTCAGCGTATTGCCCTGGTGGATGAGCGCGGTGGGGTTGTTGTGCAGGATCATGTTCATGCGAGCCAGCCCGCTCGTGGCGGAGTCTTTCTCCTGGCCGTAGAGCGTGACCGCTGTGCCGGCTTCGTCGGCCACCTTCAGCAACAGCGAACCGGAACCGCACGTCGGATCGTATACGGTCGTATACGGGCCGGTTTTCGCCTGCCGGATGTTCAGGATTTGGGCGATGATGCGGCTGACCTCGGCTGGCGTGTAAAACTGCCCCTTGCTCTTGCCACTCTCCGTGGCGAAGTGCCGCATCAGGTATTCGTAGGCGTCGCCCAGGATGTCGTCGCCTTCGGCCCGATTTTTCGAGAAATCCAGCCGCTTGTCCTCGAAGATGGCGATCAGATTCGTCAGCCGATCGACCATCTCCTTGCCGCTGCCCAGCTTCGCCGCGTCGTTGAAATCCGGCATGTCAGCCAGCTTATTGGCGCTGGCCAGCGGCTGGATGATCTTCTTGTTGATCTGGTCGCCGATGTCGCTCTTGCCCTTGAGCGCAACCATGTCCTTGAAACCGGCTCCTGCCGGAATCGTGATCGGCGCGTAGGGAATTCCGGCGTACTTGTCGCTGACATACTTGATGAACAGCAGAACCAGGACGTAATCCTTGTACTGGCTGGCATCCATGCCGCCACGCAGTTCATCGCAGCCTGACCAAAGGGAGGAATATAGTTCGGATTTTTTGATCGCCATGCCGTAAAGTCAGTTCATTCACAGGGTTATTGATCGCGAGAAACGCCAACGGTCGCGACGTTAGCAGGCCGACGGATCAATGCAAGCACGCAGGCACACGTAGGGCGGCTTGTTCTTCGGCTTAACCGAGTCTAACGTGAAAGGTACATTGAGGCGAGTCAAGCCGTAAATACCCATGGCACATCAAGTTCCGGCTGAGGGAGCGACGCGGTTCTGCCCTCTACTGATTGTAGTTGGTCCAAGCGCCTGATTTGGGACTTTGTGACGGGATTCCTGCACGCAGCGGGCGAGGGGTTGCAAGCAAGCTTCTTCGCTGGCCGCGCCGATGTCATTTATCCGAGAAGTGGGCGGCGTACAGCGCCACGCTGCTCCACCAGTTCGCCGAAACTCATCTCTGCGGCGACGAGACCCATGCCGACCGGCGGCACTGCCGCCTCGTGGATGTGTTCGCCGGGCAGGTACACGAGGCGCCGGAGCGATTCAAAAACCTGCGCAAGGATGTCGAGGCCGCCTGCGGCCAGATCCGGGAGCTTTGGAAGAGCGTCGGAATGGATGCAACCAGCCGTGGCGCATGAAGATGGGGCCGTGAAACCAAGGAAGGGGAGCAAAGTAGCTAACGGTCCGATTTCGGCGTCGGAAATCGCCTGTTTCGCCTACTGCCCTGAGCAATGGCGTCTGGAATACGGGCTAGGGCTGGAAGCGGCAAACCGGGCGGAGCGGGCAGCGGGCACGCGGCACCATAACCTGAAAGCCGTGGCGGAGCGGGTTGCGGGGGGCTCCATCGTCATCGGGCGGCTGATGGCCGTCCTGGCAATCCCGGGGCTGCTCCTGTGGCTGGTGCTCTCCCGGTGATGGAAATGCCCTGGGTGGCCGCTATCGCAGCTGTAGTCCTGCTCCTGGGCCTGTGGCTGATGTTTGCCGGACGTGGGATTCGTCGTCGGAGTGGGCTGGGTGGCGGAAAAACGGTTTCGCTCGACCGGATTACGCTCACTTCTGCCCGGCTAGGGCTAGCCGGCAGGCCGGATCGACTCGTCAAAACCGAGGGCACGATCATTCCGGAGGAATGGAAATCCGCCCGGACGGTGCGGCCCTGGCATCGGGCGCAGATGGGCGTCTAATTCCTGCTGATCGAGGAAGAATTGAGAACTCGACCACCGTATGGTGTCGTCGTCAGTGGCGATGGCACGCGGCACCGGATCGAGAATGACGATGCGCTACGTGCGTGGGTGCTCAGCCTGGCAAGGCAGATACGCAACGCACGCGACGACATCGCCACGCCTATCCCCGTGAGGCCTATTTCTGGCCAGTGCCGGCCGTGCGGCTTAAGAGCGTTCTGTATGCAAGCAAGATTGTAGATTGCCTTGGGTCAGGTACCACGCTCCACTCTGGCAATCCCTAATTCGATGAAGAATTTCTTGGAAATTCGACTACGTGCTATTGAAATGGGCGTAAACACCAGTCAACAGAGCGAGAGCCAACGCTTTATCAACATCGTTATATTTGAGTTGTCGTAACAAATAGCTGTAAGCACACGCGGAAATCTCACGCTTGCCGACCGCAACACGCTCAGACCAGGCGCGACATTCGCGTATAAACTCGGCGGCGGGACAGCCTGCAAGATAGAAATCCAAATCGCCCCATCGCATCGCCTGTTCTGTCGTGGGCCAATTCACTCGATCAGCCCGTTGAGGATGAAACGGTCCTTGGGGATGAAAGATTAGGCTTAACTCTAAAGTGATAGGATCGAGGCTAGCAGGCCCGTCTCCGACATCACCGTAGTCGATGATGACGACAGCTCCTTGATCTGAAGCCAAAATATTGAGGCCGTGAAAATCACCATGAATGTAAGCCCATTTTGTCTGTATGATTTTCGCCTCTAATTCATCAGCCCATTTGATGCGGTGTGCCGCGGCGAGCCTAGCAGCGTTCTCATCCGACAAAACACGTTGCCGAATCTCTCGGATGGTACGCCTGCTTTGCGCGACACCGTCATTCCAAGGCTTCGTAGCCTGCTCCACAGCCAGTATGGCCCCCGCAGCCCGGGGTTCGGCCCATAATGCGACGTCGAACGCGGATACATCGAAACCGCGAGCGAGGCTGTAGAAATTGCCTGCTTGAGACCCTGCACCGAATTCAAGCGTCGCAAGTTTGCGCGGCGTGGCGCTGGGATCAAGGCGGGCCACCAGCTTGTCGAACTTCTCTCCTTCCTCGCGAACAACATCCGCACTTCCCAATTTCGCTATTGCGTCGTAAATGAGGGCACCGGACGGATCGGTCAGGTGCAACCGCAAAACAACCGCCGTCGAAAGTCCACCGGAGAGCTTTGTAACGCGACAAAACGCTCCCCCATTCAATTTGGCAAAAATGCGGATCAGCCGATCATTCGGGGTTGAGAGGTCGCACCCCTGCCGATCCAGCTCAACGTCCGCTAGGCCTGAAATTCCATCAACGATTGGCCGCAAATTCTCAGGGCATCGCTCGAAATTGAATTTTTGCAAGAAAGTAAGATTTCCCACCTTCTGACCTTGGCCCCAGATGTCCACCTGCTGCTGCTTTGAAAGCATGGGTTGGATGAAATCTTCTACCGGAGATCCCGTCAGTACGAAAACGGGCGTACCCGGTGCGACCGATTGAGCCTTTGCAAAAACGGCGTGGCCATGTTCTGGCTCAGCATCCAAAGCACCGTCGATGGTGGGGATTTTAAGGTCCAGCACAATTAGATCGAAGAATACCTTGTCGATCAACTTCATCGCGCTACTGCGGCTTCGCGCGACCTGAATCTCTGCCGAAGGCGCCAGCTCAAGAAACACCTGTCGCAGTTCGTCGATGAAATCGTCTTCGTCTTCGACTAGAAGTACAAACATAGTCATCGCTCCCACCTGGCTTCGTACCGAGCGCCACCTTCAGCCGCTGGCTGAAGCGTCACCGAACCTGATAGCGTCTCGATGGCCTGGCGGGCGATCGTAAGGCCAAACCCACTATGCCCTTGCTTGGTCGTCTTTCCCATTTCAAAGGCGGACTCCGTTGGACCGATGATCCCGTGTCCTTTGTCCAGGATGGAAACCCAATAATCTACGTCGGTATGGCCCCAGTTGATAATGATGGGATGAGGCTCATCAGAACCCAGTTGCTTCACGGATTCGAGTGCATTTCGTAGCCCATTACAAATTGCCAATCGCACCAGAGTGCGGTCAGTCGTGATTAACATCGGCCGCTGGCCCTGGAGAGAAACCGGGGCTTTGTGATTGACTGATTCAGCCGCAATGATGTCGGAGAGTAGCTCGGCCAAATCGAACTGCTCTGGCCTTGGAACTGATGTCGCGCTCTTTAACTGTTCGATTGCCTCGAATATTTTTACTACATTTTCCAAATGGTGCTTAGTTTTTGATGTTTCGTAGTTTTGCACTTCACGCGAGGCAGACCTCTTCACTAACCCCATGGGCGAGGCGATCTCGTGGAGCAGTAGTCCTGTCACCCACTCCACCGCCTCACTCCGAATTTGCCTACGGACTTCTTCAGGTACATCAAACTCCTCCACTTCCTCCCGGGCTTGTTCTGTCCGTAGGTTCGAAAGTCGTGAAATCGTTGCATCAAGGCTGGTTTTTACGTAAGAGACGGTCTCAACTCGCCGTGCCTGGCGAAGCGACGTCAGATCCGTCATGTTTGCCTGCTTGCCCAGAAACCGTGCTGCCTTCAATCGCTCATGCGGCGACTTCGAAGTCAGCAAGCGAAGTGCCTCATCGGAGGTCATTTGGCTTTTCGCCGGCCGTAGAACGACGCCCTCCGTCCGAACGCTTCGATTCCCCCTTCCATTACGGACGTTATTGCGTGCACGGCTGCAGGGGAATTGAGATCTGCTGTCACTAACGCAAATCCGCGCCGACCATCAGAACCCAGTTGCACCACCCGGTCTGCGTTGCCCAATACTGGGATGTTTGCGTTATGCGTCGAAAAGAGAATCTGGCCGGAGGGATCGCGCGCCATGATAGCTCGAATCAAAGTGTCGGCGATAAACGCATTGTCAATGTGATCTTCCGGCTGGTCAACGATCAGCAGCCTTTCGGTGTGACGTAACACAAGCGGCAAAATTACGGTGCAGCGTTGCCCAGTAGACAGCTGAGAAATATCCTTATAGTCGGTTCCATCAAGTAGCTGGAAGCTCACGACATCTTCCACATTTATCGTTGCCAGCGCCCCCAAGTCGGAATCCTTTAGCTGGGAGATGGTGCGGACCGCACGGTCTTTTGTGATGCCAGCCGCTTCTGAAATTAGCGCTACATCGCCGGCATCTGCGGCTTCCATCAGCTCTCGCGGGCTGACCGATTTGGCGAGTGTCGGAGCAAGCTCTCCGTATCGCAGTCCGCTGCCGCGAAGCACTTCTGCGATAGCAGAAGCGTAAGCGTCATACTGGCCAGCTCGGGTAACGACGATTTGGATCTTAGGCCCGAGCACGTGGTTGAGCTTATCCGCAGCTGCCACGCGCGCATTAAACCTGGCTTCCCGAACCGTCTCCAGCCTGTCCAGGGCGGCGTTTCGTTGATTCAACAGTAGATTAATGCGATGGTTTCTCTCCTGAGCAACAGTTCGCAGCGATTCAAGTTGGGCTTTCCGTTCGCGCAGCTGTTGCCCTTGACGGGCTGTCGTTCCTGCCCCTTCCTGGAGTGTCTCTATCTCTTTGCGGAGTTGCCGCGCCTGATCTTCCAGATCGACCTTGTGTTTGTTGAACCTGGCAGCGGCAGACCGCGACTCAGCGTCAATCGCGTTAATCTCGGCTAGCGCCTGCTGGATGTATGCCGCGGCCTTTGCGGCACGTTCCTGCAGGGCGGGGAGTGGGTTGTCATCCGCCTGCCCCGACCAAACCTCCCCGGGCGGTGTTACTTGCGCGGCTGCGACGATGGTTGCCCGCCAGCGTGTCACGGCCTGCGAGAAACGCTCGGTCGATGTCAGGGCGACCGCTGTCGAAGCGATGGATTTGGATAGCACATCCAGGCTTTGCTTTTTCGCGGCGACGTCTGTAGAGGATTTGGCGAGCAGCTGTTCAGCGGGCATAAGCTGATCTAGCTGCTGGTCAATCGACGGGATTTCGGCCAAGTGCCGCTCATAGTCGTCCAGCTCGCGACGTATCGCGTCCACTTCCTTCGTCAGTGAGCGAACTTCCGATACCGCCTCGCCCTCCTCAGCCTCGTTGCGTCGCATGTCGCCGAGGAAGCTATCGATCAAACCCAATCGGCCGTTAGGTTGGAGGCCAACTGTTTCGATCTCTGTCTGGGAGAAAACAATTGGACTAGTAAAGGGGCCGGTGCTTCGAGGCGTTTTGTCTGTCGCGGTTCTGGTAACGATGACCTGCCTACCGTTTTCAGTAAGCGTCACGGTGACCTGGCCAGTGCCTAATACCGACAGCGCGTGATCCTGGCTCCGTTTGGCAGTCTCCGCTGCAAACCCCCTGACATCTAAGCAGAAGCGAACCAATTCAATAAGCGAAGTTTTACCTGTTCCACGCGCCCCAATCACGACGTTCAGACCGGGGACGAAATGAACGTCCAAGCCATCGAGAAACCCTTCTTCGATCTGGACCCGGTCAATGTGCATCGTGAATTTCACCAAACTATTGATAGTTATGGATTTAGGGTTTGGGGTCGACAGAATTCTAGGCTAAGAATCCGCGATTCGAAGGAGCATGCACGCATTTGGTTTTGCGCTCCGCTCGGAGGCTGATCGTATCAGAACTCCATTTCTAGCTTACTGGGCGGTGGTAGTCAACTCTCAGGCTGTCTTTGCAAAGCGATGCATCTTCTTTTAGGAAAACGACTTATTGCCAAAACCATGAACTAGGGCATCAAACTTAGGCCCGTTAAGCCACCATCCCGAGCCAACCACCCGAATCGCTTAGTTCGCGGATCTGGTAGCCGACGCCGATCCGCTTCTTGGCGGAGCCCCGCCGTTGCAGGCAATGCTTGACGATCTTCCGCGCATGTGCCTCGTCGGCGGCGACATGGCGGATGGTGCGACCGCGAGAGCCGATGCGGCCGTAAGTGACATCGACCAACCAATCACCGAATAGGTCGGTGCCCGCGTCAATGCGGTAGGCCCGGAAATGGCCTCGGGCCGGGTCGCACGCCTCAAGCCTGGCGGTGAAGGCATCGAGCATAGGCATCCTCCCTGATGCGGTAGTGGGCTCACTCGACAGTAAAGCAAACGACCGTTTGTTTTACTGACCATCGGGCAACATCGGCTAAACGATTTTCCTTGCCATTCGTCGTAAAGTATTCCAGTAAAAGAATCAAGGGAAAGTTCAACAAGGTCGCCACGGGTTTCTTGACGCTCCGGCGATGGCTGGAGGTACGGATTTGAAGATCGGGTATGCGCGAATCTCGACGCAGGAACAGAATCTGGATCTACAGAGGGACGCCCTGAAGGCGGCTGGGTGCGACAGGATAATCGACGACAGCGCCAGCGGCGGCAAGGCACAGCGTCCAGGGCTCGACCGGGCGAGGGAACTGCTCCGTCATGGCGATGTGCTTGCAGTATGGCGCCTGGATCGCCTTGGCAGGTCGCTGCGGCACCTCATCGAGCTGATGGCGGTGCTAGAGGGGGAGGGTATCGGTTTCCAAAGCATCACCGAAGCGATCGACACCACCACGCCCGGAGGCAAGCTGGTGTTTCACATCTTTGCGGCATTGGCGGAATTCGAGCGGAACCTGATCCGCGAGCGCACGACGGCCGGATTGGACGCGGCGCGGGCGAGAGGGAGAAAGGGCGGGAGGCGGAAGAAGCTGGATGAAAGGAAGCGGCAGCTTGCCGTTGACCTCTACCGGCAAAAGCAACATACAGTCATTGAAATTTGCCAGATGCTCGACATTAGCAAGCCGACACTCTATGCTTACGTAGATGAATTAACTGATATTATTAGCACATAATCCCCTTTATGGCCTACGATCCGGCAGCGGTCAAGCGGCAGGTAGTGATTAACGAATCGTTAACCGTGGTGGGCTAGAGTAACGGGATGGGCCATCGTCAATCACATAAGTCGCAAGGCGGCTTCACGCTGATCGAATTATCGATTGTGTTGGTTATCATCGCCCTTATCACGGGTATGTCGATCTCAATGGGCTTGGGCATGGTGGAAACCGCCCGGCGAGTTCAAACCGCCAGCAAGCTTGACACTATCGAAAATGCCCTGATGTCGTACCGCACGGTCTACAACCGTTTGCCGTGCCCGGCAAATGCGTTCTTGCTGCCCACAAACGCCAGTTACGGATTAGAGGCGGCTAATACCGGCACCTGTACCGGCGGAACTCCGGCGGCGAATTTCTCCGACACGACACATAATGTCGTTGAGGGAGCCGTACCCTTCAAAGCCTTGAACCTGCCGGAAGAGTTTATGTATGACGGCTGGGGCCGGAAGTTCGCTTACGCGGTCAACAAATTGGTGACAGCCTCGCGGGCTATGGCGAGCATGTCGCTCACGGAACAGTGCGGCATAAGCGTTACAGACGCGGGCGGAGTCGCCGGGAATCGCACGAGCGGATCGCTGTATTCGCTGGTCAGTTTCGGAGCCGATGGCCATGGCGGCTATACCAAAACCGGCACGCGGGTCAA contains:
- a CDS encoding HAMP domain-containing histidine kinase encodes the protein MLTSKSPHERLKAARFLGKQANMTDLTSLRQARRVETVSYVKTSLDATISRLSNLRTEQAREEVEEFDVPEEVRRQIRSEAVEWVTGLLLHEIASPMGLVKRSASREVQNYETSKTKHHLENVVKIFEAIEQLKSATSVPRPEQFDLAELLSDIIAAESVNHKAPVSLQGQRPMLITTDRTLVRLAICNGLRNALESVKQLGSDEPHPIIINWGHTDVDYWVSILDKGHGIIGPTESAFEMGKTTKQGHSGFGLTIARQAIETLSGSVTLQPAAEGGARYEARWER
- a CDS encoding PD-(D/E)XK nuclease family protein; this translates as MAHEDGAVKPRKGSKVANGPISASEIACFAYCPEQWRLEYGLGLEAANRAERAAGTRHHNLKAVAERVAGGSIVIGRLMAVLAIPGLLLWLVLSR
- a CDS encoding type I restriction-modification system subunit M, with translation MAIKKSELYSSLWSGCDELRGGMDASQYKDYVLVLLFIKYVSDKYAGIPYAPITIPAGAGFKDMVALKGKSDIGDQINKKIIQPLASANKLADMPDFNDAAKLGSGKEMVDRLTNLIAIFEDKRLDFSKNRAEGDDILGDAYEYLMRHFATESGKSKGQFYTPAEVSRIIAQILNIRQAKTGPYTTVYDPTCGSGSLLLKVADEAGTAVTLYGQEKDSATSGLARMNMILHNNPTALIHQGNTLTDPKYKDGEALKSFDYVVANPPFSDKRWSTGLDPLHDPFDRFKSFGTPPAKQGDFAYLLHIIRSLKSTGKGACILPHGVLFRGNAEAEIRRNLVRKGYIKGIIGLPANLFYGTGIPACIVVVDKQGASVRKGIFLIDASQGFMKDGPKNRLRAQDLHKIVDVFNRQIELTRYSRMVSIDEIEKNDFNLNLPRYIDSQTPEDRQDIEAHLRGGIPVADVDALDAYWAVCPTLRETLCRPNRPGYVDLAVEKSAIKTAIYDHPEFAAFMAGMNKHFDIWRENSAMTLKALATGFHPKDVIAEISEGLLAHYAGKPLINQYDVYQHLMDYWAAAMQDDCYAIAADGWKAETYRVTETDKKGKEKDKGWACDLVPKPLIVARYFAGDQATLDEMIASKESLTNQLNAVEEEHSGEEGVFAEMEKVTLANVRARLKELAREGGALSEDEEGVLTEYLSLCTQEGLLGKQIAEAEKKLDAAAYAKYRELTEADVKTLVIDDKWLATLDRDIHGEMDRISQGLTRRLRELAQRYDIPLPAVTLRVAEFEAKVNGHLERMGFAWS
- a CDS encoding response regulator; the protein is MTMFVLLVEDEDDFIDELRQVFLELAPSAEIQVARSRSSAMKLIDKVFFDLIVLDLKIPTIDGALDAEPEHGHAVFAKAQSVAPGTPVFVLTGSPVEDFIQPMLSKQQQVDIWGQGQKVGNLTFLQKFNFERCPENLRPIVDGISGLADVELDRQGCDLSTPNDRLIRIFAKLNGGAFCRVTKLSGGLSTAVVLRLHLTDPSGALIYDAIAKLGSADVVREEGEKFDKLVARLDPSATPRKLATLEFGAGSQAGNFYSLARGFDVSAFDVALWAEPRAAGAILAVEQATKPWNDGVAQSRRTIREIRQRVLSDENAARLAAAHRIKWADELEAKIIQTKWAYIHGDFHGLNILASDQGAVVIIDYGDVGDGPASLDPITLELSLIFHPQGPFHPQRADRVNWPTTEQAMRWGDLDFYLAGCPAAEFIRECRAWSERVAVGKREISACAYSYLLRQLKYNDVDKALALALLTGVYAHFNST
- a CDS encoding WGR domain-containing protein, whose protein sequence is MLDAFTARLEACDPARGHFRAYRIDAGTDLFGDWLVDVTYGRIGSRGRTIRHVAADEAHARKIVKHCLQRRGSAKKRIGVGYQIRELSDSGGWLGMVA
- a CDS encoding recombinase family protein — protein: MKIGYARISTQEQNLDLQRDALKAAGCDRIIDDSASGGKAQRPGLDRARELLRHGDVLAVWRLDRLGRSLRHLIELMAVLEGEGIGFQSITEAIDTTTPGGKLVFHIFAALAEFERNLIRERTTAGLDAARARGRKGGRRKKLDERKRQLAVDLYRQKQHTVIEICQMLDISKPTLYAYVDELTDIIST
- a CDS encoding AAA family ATPase — protein: MKFTMHIDRVQIEEGFLDGLDVHFVPGLNVVIGARGTGKTSLIELVRFCLDVRGFAAETAKRSQDHALSVLGTGQVTVTLTENGRQVIVTRTATDKTPRSTGPFTSPIVFSQTEIETVGLQPNGRLGLIDSFLGDMRRNEAEEGEAVSEVRSLTKEVDAIRRELDDYERHLAEIPSIDQQLDQLMPAEQLLAKSSTDVAAKKQSLDVLSKSIASTAVALTSTERFSQAVTRWRATIVAAAQVTPPGEVWSGQADDNPLPALQERAAKAAAYIQQALAEINAIDAESRSAAARFNKHKVDLEDQARQLRKEIETLQEGAGTTARQGQQLRERKAQLESLRTVAQERNHRINLLLNQRNAALDRLETVREARFNARVAAADKLNHVLGPKIQIVVTRAGQYDAYASAIAEVLRGSGLRYGELAPTLAKSVSPRELMEAADAGDVALISEAAGITKDRAVRTISQLKDSDLGALATINVEDVVSFQLLDGTDYKDISQLSTGQRCTVILPLVLRHTERLLIVDQPEDHIDNAFIADTLIRAIMARDPSGQILFSTHNANIPVLGNADRVVQLGSDGRRGFALVTADLNSPAAVHAITSVMEGGIEAFGRRASFYGRRKAK